One Natronomonas moolapensis 8.8.11 genomic region harbors:
- a CDS encoding PAS domain S-box protein has protein sequence MSDGDTYIEHTPAGLLELSSELNQAGSTEDVSAVAVRMLDLNFDAPLSAIWKYDEEATELRPIAESSEAQEVIGDAPVLPVDSLAGRAYRQSRPETFDDVHEADATYNSDSPIRSEILVPISEFGVLSVGATEVDAFTEKDSQVAELVASNVETAISRLRQHEELQAERDWTHTLFEGSNDAIFISDADANFVQVNRAACELTGYEREELLSMRIPDLHEEVDLHAYQDYHDRILAGEPATTESRLLRSDGRKIDVEFSNRRIERDGSAYMHTVARDVTEQRERRRRLESFKSAIENASDGIAILDGEAYTYVDQTHTEMYGFEEQSELLGQTWRELYTDAAEIERIEDEALSALQSDGEWRGTVTASPAGKGEFPTELSLTRLEDDRIVCVVRDVSEKHRRQAELRENERRFESVFEDPEMLVGLLETTGELIDVNETALEYVSNDKSDILGEPFWEGEWWSHSSDLQEDLRDWIERAAAGEYVSYQVEHPDQDGDIRFITGTIRPVVGDTGVESLVISGRDITPRERRRRELETFQQAVEDAKDGFAILEDGQYTYVDDTHVEMYGFDDTDQLLGNSWRMLYDEDETERLEADAFPVLESEGHWRGKVTGSRPDGTTFPAEISLTVVDDGPLVCTVRDETARQQRERELELKEQAIDSSNVGVIITDPQREDNPIEYINKGFSDITGYQEADVVGCNPRFLHGPETDPEELSRLREAIAAGEPVTVELKNYRKDGSEYWNRLSVTPVTAADGTLSKFIGIQQDVTARRQRTRSLAEQNRKLELVLSGTDTGIAEWDFATDTISFNQTLIDLFGHDPDDEREFFRIVAPEDRDRVRDLLDRLGEIDDVSVEFRVIDTDGQTRWVHTDAVLRHDEDGGRKLIAIATEITEQKERIRQIQHERKRFEILSESLEEYAFVLLDAEGQIDSWNDGAADIFGYDDEAAIGMQAAELHPEEERKRGIADRLLTQASLGGESTHEGQRVRQDGSSFPAEASYVPLQTEDGVSLGYGMVIRDLSNQRQQRRRTERFVEESVDVVSILDRDGYFTYLSGSAERVLGYDTTRLEQESLFDFVHPEDRKRVMEAFFTAVEDSDSSVQLEFQARDADDEWITVEARGRNLFDDEAIGGFLIYIRDITNIKQQTKKFESVFNQTFQLTGLMNQDGEILELNDPLTEFGGIRAEENSGTPLWECPLFAHSSEVQTQLRQAIDQASSGSFVRFDVEAEGVDGLASFDFSVKPISGQHGEVSFLIFEARDITAQEQRRRHVQVLHRIMRHNIRNDLTKLRGYVDLLESGTDAETREQRAATIRDVLDKWERMADKTQELQSILTSESALASHRSVQQIIEDVQTKKAKQHLNADVTIAADRDIKARIPSDLDKAISELVENAITANDTDQPSVQIGVSQADDQWIEICVSDTGPGLPDMEKSLLETGEETPLSHGQGLGLWMVRALVTRAGGSISVETSRHGSEITLEVPAQPAREDSQTPNIVS, from the coding sequence ATGAGCGACGGAGACACGTACATTGAACACACCCCTGCGGGACTGCTCGAGTTGTCTTCGGAACTGAATCAAGCTGGTTCGACCGAGGACGTCTCCGCCGTTGCTGTCCGGATGTTGGATCTCAATTTCGATGCGCCCCTTTCGGCGATCTGGAAATACGACGAGGAGGCAACCGAACTCCGCCCGATCGCCGAATCGAGCGAGGCACAGGAGGTGATCGGCGATGCACCTGTCCTTCCAGTTGACTCTCTCGCCGGGCGTGCGTACAGACAGAGTCGTCCGGAAACGTTCGACGACGTCCACGAGGCCGACGCCACGTACAACTCAGACAGCCCGATTCGGAGCGAAATTCTCGTGCCGATCTCGGAGTTCGGCGTCTTGAGTGTCGGAGCCACCGAGGTGGATGCCTTTACGGAGAAAGACTCACAAGTGGCAGAGCTCGTCGCCTCGAACGTCGAAACAGCAATCTCACGACTCCGACAGCACGAAGAGTTACAGGCCGAACGTGATTGGACACACACGTTGTTTGAAGGCTCCAACGACGCCATCTTCATTAGTGATGCGGATGCGAATTTCGTCCAAGTGAACCGGGCTGCCTGCGAGCTAACTGGCTATGAGCGAGAGGAACTCCTCTCGATGCGTATTCCGGATCTCCACGAGGAAGTCGACTTACACGCCTATCAGGACTACCACGACCGAATTTTAGCCGGCGAGCCAGCGACCACTGAATCCAGACTGCTTCGGAGCGACGGCAGGAAGATCGACGTGGAGTTTTCGAACCGCCGGATCGAACGCGACGGGTCGGCCTACATGCATACCGTCGCGAGGGACGTAACGGAACAGCGCGAGCGCCGGCGTCGCCTGGAGTCATTTAAATCGGCCATCGAGAACGCGAGCGATGGGATAGCCATCTTGGACGGCGAGGCGTACACGTACGTCGACCAAACGCATACTGAAATGTACGGGTTCGAGGAGCAAAGCGAATTGCTCGGGCAGACCTGGCGCGAGTTGTACACTGATGCCGCTGAAATCGAGCGCATAGAGGATGAGGCGCTTTCGGCACTTCAATCAGACGGCGAGTGGAGAGGTACGGTAACGGCCTCTCCAGCAGGCAAGGGGGAGTTTCCGACCGAACTATCGCTGACACGCCTGGAAGACGACCGTATCGTCTGTGTTGTCCGTGACGTGTCGGAAAAACATCGGCGCCAAGCGGAACTCCGGGAGAACGAGCGGCGCTTCGAGTCGGTGTTCGAAGACCCCGAGATGCTGGTCGGGTTACTGGAAACCACTGGTGAACTGATCGATGTGAATGAAACGGCCCTGGAGTACGTTTCGAACGACAAATCGGATATCTTGGGGGAGCCGTTCTGGGAGGGGGAGTGGTGGTCGCATTCCTCGGATCTACAGGAGGATCTACGAGACTGGATTGAACGGGCCGCTGCTGGCGAGTATGTCAGCTATCAGGTCGAACATCCGGATCAAGACGGTGACATTCGGTTTATCACGGGCACCATCCGTCCCGTCGTGGGGGACACAGGAGTCGAATCGCTCGTCATTTCCGGTCGTGATATTACACCCCGCGAGCGACGCCGTCGCGAACTAGAGACGTTCCAGCAAGCCGTCGAGGACGCCAAAGACGGCTTCGCCATTCTCGAGGACGGACAATACACCTACGTCGACGACACACACGTCGAAATGTATGGATTCGACGATACTGACCAACTCCTCGGGAACTCCTGGCGGATGCTCTATGACGAAGACGAAACAGAGCGTCTCGAAGCGGACGCCTTCCCTGTGCTTGAGTCGGAGGGGCACTGGCGGGGGAAGGTAACCGGGTCCCGACCGGATGGGACGACGTTCCCGGCCGAGATCTCTTTGACCGTCGTCGACGACGGTCCCCTCGTCTGTACTGTACGCGATGAAACCGCGAGACAGCAACGAGAGCGTGAACTCGAACTCAAAGAGCAAGCGATCGACTCCTCGAACGTTGGGGTCATAATCACCGACCCACAGCGAGAGGACAATCCGATCGAGTATATAAATAAAGGGTTCAGTGACATCACCGGCTATCAGGAAGCCGACGTCGTGGGCTGTAATCCACGTTTCCTCCATGGTCCCGAGACAGACCCGGAGGAACTATCGAGGCTTCGAGAGGCGATTGCGGCCGGTGAACCGGTGACGGTAGAGCTGAAAAACTACCGGAAAGACGGGAGTGAATACTGGAATCGGCTGTCCGTCACGCCGGTTACCGCTGCGGACGGGACGCTTTCGAAGTTCATCGGCATACAGCAGGACGTAACGGCCCGGAGACAGCGGACCCGGAGCCTCGCAGAACAGAACCGGAAGCTCGAGTTGGTCCTTTCGGGAACCGACACGGGCATCGCGGAGTGGGATTTTGCGACGGATACGATATCGTTCAATCAGACGCTTATCGATCTGTTTGGCCACGACCCGGACGACGAAAGGGAGTTTTTCCGGATTGTCGCACCGGAGGACCGAGACCGGGTTCGTGACCTGTTGGACCGGCTCGGCGAGATCGACGACGTATCGGTGGAGTTCAGGGTCATTGATACGGACGGACAGACGCGATGGGTGCACACGGACGCTGTTTTGAGACACGACGAAGACGGTGGACGGAAGCTGATCGCTATTGCAACGGAAATAACGGAACAAAAAGAACGGATTCGGCAGATCCAACACGAGCGGAAGCGATTCGAGATCCTCTCGGAAAGCCTCGAAGAATACGCGTTCGTGCTTCTCGATGCCGAGGGGCAGATCGACAGCTGGAACGACGGCGCAGCCGACATTTTCGGATACGACGACGAAGCTGCGATCGGAATGCAAGCAGCAGAGTTACACCCCGAAGAGGAGCGAAAACGCGGGATTGCTGATCGGTTATTAACACAGGCATCGCTCGGAGGGGAAAGCACTCACGAAGGACAACGGGTCCGTCAGGATGGATCGTCGTTTCCTGCCGAAGCCTCGTACGTCCCGCTCCAAACCGAAGATGGGGTATCTTTGGGGTACGGGATGGTCATCAGAGACCTCAGTAACCAGCGTCAACAGCGGCGTAGAACGGAGCGGTTCGTCGAGGAATCAGTCGACGTCGTGTCCATCTTGGACCGTGATGGGTATTTCACCTATCTCAGCGGCTCCGCCGAGCGGGTCCTCGGGTATGATACGACTCGGCTAGAACAGGAGAGCCTCTTTGATTTTGTTCACCCCGAGGATCGCAAGCGTGTAATGGAAGCGTTTTTTACCGCCGTGGAGGACTCCGATTCGAGCGTTCAACTGGAGTTCCAAGCGAGGGATGCGGATGACGAGTGGATTACCGTAGAGGCACGTGGGCGGAATCTCTTCGACGATGAAGCAATTGGTGGGTTTTTGATATATATACGCGACATCACTAATATAAAACAGCAGACGAAAAAATTCGAATCCGTATTCAATCAAACGTTCCAACTGACGGGGCTCATGAACCAAGACGGGGAGATTCTCGAACTAAACGACCCCCTCACGGAGTTCGGCGGCATACGTGCAGAAGAGAACAGTGGCACACCACTGTGGGAATGTCCCCTGTTCGCGCATTCTTCGGAAGTGCAAACCCAACTCAGACAGGCAATCGATCAAGCGTCTTCGGGGTCGTTCGTCCGCTTCGACGTGGAAGCAGAAGGCGTCGATGGACTCGCTAGCTTCGACTTCTCGGTCAAGCCGATCTCGGGCCAGCACGGGGAGGTTAGCTTCCTGATATTCGAGGCACGGGACATCACAGCCCAAGAGCAGCGTCGACGGCACGTTCAGGTCTTACACCGGATCATGCGGCACAACATCCGAAACGATCTGACAAAACTGAGAGGGTATGTCGATCTGCTCGAATCGGGCACAGATGCAGAGACTCGTGAACAGCGCGCTGCGACGATCCGAGACGTCCTCGACAAGTGGGAGCGGATGGCAGATAAAACCCAAGAGCTCCAGAGTATACTCACGAGCGAGAGTGCTCTCGCTTCCCACCGGAGTGTTCAACAGATTATCGAAGACGTGCAAACGAAAAAAGCGAAACAACACCTGAATGCGGACGTCACTATCGCAGCCGACCGCGACATAAAAGCACGCATACCGAGTGATCTCGACAAGGCGATTTCCGAACTCGTCGAGAACGCCATCACGGCGAACGATACTGACCAGCCATCCGTACAGATCGGCGTCTCGCAAGCCGACGACCAGTGGATCGAGATCTGTGTTTCCGACACCGGGCCTGGACTTCCGGACATGGAAAAGAGCCTCCTCGAAACCGGCGAAGAAACGCCGCTAAGTCACGGTCAGGGACTCGGACTGTGGATGGTGCGGGCGCTGGTGACCCGTGCTGGGGGGTCGATTTCAGTCGAAACCTCGAGGCATGGGAGTGAGATCACACTGGAAGTCCCCGCCCAGCCGGCTCGAGAGGACTCACAAACCCCGAACATCGTGTCCTGA
- a CDS encoding response regulator — translation MIVDDEENLADLFGIWLQEHFEVHVAYSGEDALQLFAEEPIDIVVLDRRMPGLSGTEVLHSIRKTGRAQQVIMVTAVRPTEELAAIDVDDYLFKPIDRSQLLRTVEAAELVLTYDESLTELFSLINRKATLEAYIDRAELQKDDRYSDLCRRIQELEEQADTTLRRLEAEYQIDMLVRDRRLGSHPVEQS, via the coding sequence TTGATCGTCGACGACGAAGAGAACCTCGCTGACCTGTTCGGCATCTGGCTACAGGAGCACTTCGAGGTTCACGTAGCCTACTCCGGGGAAGATGCACTACAACTCTTCGCCGAGGAGCCGATCGATATCGTGGTTCTGGATCGTCGGATGCCGGGGCTTTCCGGTACGGAAGTGCTACACTCAATTCGTAAAACGGGTCGTGCCCAGCAAGTGATTATGGTGACCGCCGTTCGACCGACAGAGGAACTGGCGGCCATCGACGTAGACGATTACCTCTTCAAGCCGATCGACCGGTCGCAGCTTCTTCGAACCGTGGAAGCTGCTGAATTGGTGTTGACGTACGACGAATCACTCACAGAACTCTTTTCGCTCATCAACAGAAAAGCCACGCTAGAGGCGTATATCGACAGAGCGGAACTACAAAAAGACGACCGATACAGTGACCTCTGCCGGAGAATACAGGAGCTAGAGGAACAAGCCGATACGACACTCCGGCGTCTCGAAGCGGAGTATCAGATCGATATGCTGGTCAGAGACCGGCGTCTCGGGTCCCACCCCGTAGAACAGTCTTGA
- a CDS encoding HalOD1 output domain-containing protein, translating to MREFDRPVRVSEAVIETLTEAVEDWPELSRSPPVSEFVDADSLDGLFKSRALEETTHIPSVEFLFQGAVVTVMYASTVRIIVERDA from the coding sequence GTGCGCGAATTCGACAGACCCGTTCGCGTGTCCGAGGCGGTTATCGAGACACTTACCGAGGCTGTCGAAGACTGGCCGGAACTCAGTAGATCCCCTCCAGTCTCCGAATTCGTCGATGCAGACAGCCTAGATGGCCTGTTCAAAAGTCGTGCCCTCGAGGAGACCACTCATATACCCTCTGTGGAGTTCCTCTTTCAGGGCGCAGTCGTGACGGTCATGTACGCCTCGACCGTGCGTATCATCGTCGAACGAGATGCGTGA
- a CDS encoding helix-turn-helix domain-containing protein, with translation MTRNGNTKILVVEDDQTLAELYAEWLGDRYVVETAYSGEEALEIFDAAVDIVLLDRMMPGLSGGEVLRQLGQYEPNCQVVIVSAVTPDFDIVKMGFDAYLEKPVGAEDLEDVISQMLTRAEYSEDLQELFSLIERQSALEAAMDEATLETNPRYQALTEQITELEDKVERYLQDLPDRDFRVAIERLQRTAAERREQQQYQSLTEDVLDTSQEGVVVVDRDGQVVWANETTEELLGVDRDDIQGADYSRVASESYREYHAGEQTLSDLVIHSLQHMSSQVEATVRVPETDSTQKHWLEYWSGPIQTGLYAGGRIEHYHDITERYAYEQQLEDLHAVSRELMTADSERSIGETVVAAAVGELGFEFAAIYTRQEHTGRLVPLTHAATEGVSEIDLPTVSEGDTPVWTAYVTRTEQLAPDDVADTRSSQWLPEELSSWRLYSLESNGVLLVGMTTMPEMPSRKTNLAKTLAANAASAFERTAQEAALQERDQRLKEQNERLTRLDRINTLIRSISATVISANTREELEREVCNALSQLDLVSGAWIGKKDMNTDTIEVRAKTESLTYQKLRADDDPTGDTTRGSGSQLSPAERAHRIERSVVESDLMSARSETGWKQAALKNGTNSIVAVPLQGEASPLGVLEVHSKLPNAFDEEEVTALTELGQIIGHGISALRQKAALLSGGGTTLEIQFADDAGLATLVSDIGTDLEVLNVVVDNPDTLLFARLTGEDVPAEAFEAAGFDPETVILSESRNGVYCKIPVRNSSVCEKLTDRGVAIDQITTASGSDQIVVSVTVPFTVDVGEYLRSLREDYGDLTLLSKLDSERRETDTLSARLEEALTTRQEEVLQTALYAGYFNWPRDADSTSVAKTLDIAQSTFNQHLRAAESNLLTALYRDSTSS, from the coding sequence ATGACCCGAAACGGAAACACGAAGATCCTGGTCGTCGAAGACGATCAGACCTTGGCTGAGTTGTACGCGGAGTGGCTCGGGGACCGGTATGTTGTCGAGACCGCGTACTCCGGCGAGGAAGCCCTGGAAATATTCGATGCGGCTGTCGATATCGTCCTCCTGGACCGGATGATGCCCGGATTATCCGGCGGAGAGGTTCTCAGACAACTCGGACAGTACGAGCCGAACTGTCAGGTTGTGATTGTCTCTGCGGTGACACCGGATTTCGATATCGTCAAAATGGGGTTCGATGCGTATTTAGAGAAACCCGTTGGAGCCGAGGACCTCGAAGACGTTATTTCACAGATGCTCACTCGCGCGGAGTACAGCGAGGACCTCCAGGAGCTGTTCTCGCTGATCGAACGCCAATCGGCCTTGGAAGCCGCCATGGACGAAGCTACCCTCGAAACGAACCCGAGGTACCAGGCACTCACGGAGCAAATCACAGAACTCGAGGACAAGGTCGAACGGTATCTCCAGGACTTGCCAGACAGAGACTTTCGAGTGGCTATCGAACGCCTGCAACGAACCGCAGCAGAGCGCAGAGAACAACAGCAATACCAGTCCCTCACGGAAGACGTCTTGGACACGTCACAGGAAGGAGTCGTTGTAGTTGATCGCGACGGACAGGTGGTGTGGGCAAACGAGACTACGGAAGAATTACTCGGAGTCGATAGAGACGATATCCAGGGGGCCGATTACAGTCGGGTCGCTTCCGAATCGTACCGGGAATATCACGCAGGTGAGCAGACACTGTCCGATCTCGTAATCCATTCTCTGCAGCATATGAGTTCCCAGGTCGAAGCCACCGTCCGCGTCCCCGAGACGGATTCAACACAAAAACACTGGCTGGAGTACTGGAGCGGGCCGATTCAAACTGGTCTCTATGCAGGCGGGCGAATCGAACACTACCACGACATTACAGAACGGTACGCGTACGAACAACAGCTCGAGGACCTGCATGCGGTTTCGCGCGAACTAATGACAGCGGATTCGGAACGTAGTATCGGCGAGACCGTGGTAGCTGCCGCGGTCGGCGAACTCGGATTCGAGTTTGCCGCGATATATACACGACAAGAGCACACGGGGCGTTTGGTCCCGCTAACACACGCAGCCACGGAGGGTGTTAGCGAAATCGACCTCCCCACCGTCTCCGAAGGAGACACGCCGGTCTGGACGGCCTATGTGACTCGAACAGAACAGTTGGCTCCCGACGACGTTGCAGATACCCGATCGAGCCAGTGGTTGCCAGAGGAGCTCTCGTCGTGGCGACTTTACTCACTAGAATCGAACGGCGTTTTATTAGTGGGGATGACTACGATGCCAGAGATGCCCTCGAGAAAAACCAATTTGGCAAAGACGTTAGCAGCGAACGCAGCAAGTGCGTTCGAACGAACAGCACAAGAAGCGGCGCTTCAAGAGCGTGACCAGCGTTTAAAAGAGCAGAACGAGCGGCTGACACGGCTGGATCGCATCAACACACTGATACGATCGATAAGCGCCACGGTTATCAGTGCAAATACACGCGAAGAGCTGGAACGAGAGGTCTGCAACGCTCTATCTCAGCTGGATCTGGTCAGCGGGGCGTGGATCGGCAAAAAGGATATGAATACGGATACGATCGAGGTCAGAGCCAAAACGGAGTCGCTCACGTATCAAAAACTGCGAGCGGACGACGACCCGACGGGTGACACCACCCGAGGAAGTGGTTCTCAACTCTCCCCTGCCGAACGGGCGCACAGGATCGAACGTTCGGTCGTGGAGAGCGATTTAATGTCCGCTCGCTCCGAAACAGGGTGGAAACAGGCCGCATTAAAAAACGGCACCAACTCGATCGTGGCTGTACCACTACAGGGTGAGGCTTCGCCACTCGGTGTGTTAGAAGTCCATTCCAAGCTACCAAACGCCTTCGACGAAGAGGAGGTGACAGCCCTCACAGAGCTCGGTCAAATAATAGGGCACGGGATATCAGCACTCCGACAAAAAGCAGCGCTTCTATCCGGTGGAGGCACGACCCTCGAGATCCAGTTTGCGGACGATGCTGGTCTCGCAACGCTCGTTTCGGATATAGGGACGGATCTCGAGGTTTTGAACGTGGTAGTCGACAATCCAGATACCCTCCTGTTCGCGCGATTGACCGGGGAAGACGTGCCCGCTGAGGCGTTCGAAGCTGCTGGTTTCGATCCGGAGACTGTCATCTTGAGCGAGTCCCGGAATGGGGTCTACTGCAAAATTCCGGTGCGGAACAGCAGCGTTTGCGAGAAGCTGACCGACCGAGGGGTTGCGATCGATCAAATCACTACCGCGTCGGGGTCCGACCAGATCGTTGTTTCAGTAACCGTGCCGTTCACGGTCGATGTCGGGGAGTATCTGCGTTCACTCAGAGAGGACTACGGCGACCTCACCCTGCTATCGAAACTGGATAGCGAGCGGCGAGAAACCGACACCCTCTCGGCACGTCTTGAGGAAGCCCTTACTACCCGTCAAGAAGAAGTCCTGCAGACGGCACTCTACGCAGGATATTTCAATTGGCCGCGGGATGCCGATTCGACGTCGGTTGCCAAGACCCTCGATATTGCACAATCGACGTTCAATCAACATCTTCGAGCTGCTGAGTCTAATCTGTTGACGGCTCTCTATCGGGATTCGACGAGCTCATAA
- a CDS encoding DUF5658 family protein, which translates to MEREAVASTGRATSSNIEALTGLKYPLVIGLVVVRAVDASLTYYGLSIGLREANPIVVAVIETIGIIPGLLCLSSVSVLLVLFVGEYLLPGVTQPRYSTKLCCSVGYISLLMLWSAVSLHNVVVLWT; encoded by the coding sequence ATGGAACGAGAAGCCGTGGCATCCACCGGCCGTGCTACCAGCAGCAATATCGAAGCACTCACCGGACTCAAATATCCGCTAGTTATCGGACTGGTGGTAGTGCGAGCTGTGGATGCGAGTCTCACGTACTATGGGCTGAGTATCGGACTCCGGGAAGCCAATCCGATCGTCGTGGCTGTGATCGAGACGATCGGGATCATCCCCGGTCTCCTCTGTCTCTCGTCAGTGTCCGTGCTCTTGGTGCTTTTCGTCGGCGAATACCTGCTTCCTGGAGTCACGCAACCGCGATACAGTACTAAGCTCTGCTGTAGTGTCGGGTATATTTCGCTCTTGATGCTCTGGAGCGCCGTATCGCTTCACAACGTGGTGGTTCTCTGGACATGA
- a CDS encoding pyridoxal-phosphate dependent enzyme translates to MTGTGETSETRRPQCVRQDDVRGSATRDGGDDRKGQGFAGDARRADMSAFEGFRCTDCGTTTDDESAMRCPECAGSLDAQYDLSTDFSAAAFADRSGGWKHRELLPFVPDGMGEGATPLVEAPRLAEELGVGRVLVKNEAHNPTGSVTDRGLALVAEAARRAEADTLALATTGDDGQSAAAYAARAGLLSRSFVPSRATFISKAMINVHGGDMRVVEGRFDDARATYEKERESMPAADEEVWFPAGPFESPFRHEGTKPIYYEIAEELGWTAPDAVVVPVGHGATIAGIWKGARELETADLLEETPELYAAQPDGCAPVAEAVEDGRDPEPWDVPDTVVGSLEIPDPAGGLAAAEAVRASGGRGVAVDDQDLLDSAATVAQHEGLEISVACGTAAAGAWDLADAGSFGPDDTVVILNTAMGNKDADIVRSRLMSQGI, encoded by the coding sequence ATGACCGGCACGGGAGAGACGTCCGAGACACGCCGTCCACAGTGCGTCCGACAGGACGACGTCCGCGGGAGTGCGACGCGCGACGGCGGCGACGACCGCAAAGGACAGGGCTTTGCGGGGGACGCCCGAAGGGCGGACATGAGCGCGTTCGAGGGATTCCGCTGTACCGACTGTGGAACGACGACCGACGACGAGAGTGCGATGCGCTGCCCGGAGTGTGCCGGCTCGCTCGACGCCCAATACGACCTCTCGACCGACTTCTCGGCGGCGGCGTTCGCCGACCGCTCGGGGGGGTGGAAACACCGCGAACTGCTGCCGTTCGTCCCCGACGGAATGGGCGAGGGTGCGACGCCGCTCGTCGAAGCGCCACGGTTGGCCGAAGAGTTGGGCGTCGGCCGCGTTCTCGTGAAGAACGAAGCCCACAACCCCACCGGCTCCGTCACCGACCGCGGGCTGGCGCTCGTCGCGGAAGCCGCCCGCCGAGCCGAGGCCGACACCCTCGCACTGGCGACGACGGGCGACGACGGGCAGTCCGCGGCCGCCTACGCCGCCCGTGCTGGGCTTCTCTCGCGGTCCTTCGTCCCGAGTCGAGCCACGTTCATAAGCAAGGCGATGATCAACGTCCACGGCGGCGACATGCGCGTCGTCGAAGGGCGTTTCGACGACGCACGAGCGACCTACGAGAAAGAGCGCGAGTCCATGCCCGCGGCCGACGAGGAAGTGTGGTTCCCGGCTGGTCCGTTCGAGTCGCCGTTCCGCCACGAGGGAACCAAGCCGATCTACTACGAGATCGCCGAGGAGCTGGGGTGGACGGCCCCCGACGCCGTCGTCGTCCCCGTCGGCCACGGGGCGACGATCGCCGGCATCTGGAAGGGTGCCCGCGAGCTCGAGACGGCCGACCTCCTCGAGGAGACACCGGAACTGTACGCCGCCCAGCCGGACGGCTGTGCGCCCGTCGCCGAAGCGGTCGAGGACGGACGCGACCCCGAGCCGTGGGACGTACCGGACACGGTCGTCGGTAGCCTCGAGATCCCCGATCCGGCAGGGGGGCTGGCAGCCGCCGAGGCGGTCCGAGCCAGCGGCGGCAGGGGGGTCGCGGTCGACGATCAGGACCTCCTCGACAGCGCCGCGACCGTCGCCCAACACGAGGGCCTCGAAATCTCGGTTGCCTGCGGGACCGCCGCGGCAGGCGCGTGGGACCTCGCCGACGCGGGGTCGTTCGGTCCCGACGATACGGTCGTCATCCTCAACACCGCAATGGGAAACAAAGACGCCGACATCGTCCGGAGCCGGCTGATGAGCCAGGGCATCTGA